A window of Phycisphaeraceae bacterium genomic DNA:
GATCTGGGTGACCAGGACGTAGCTGGCCACCGCGGTAGGAACGGCGGCAAGCATGATCAGGGCGAAGGCCTGCTGACTATCAAGGTTCAGCGCCCAGGCGAGCAGGACCGCCAGCGCAGGGCAGACCGCGAGCTTGATCGTCGTGATGACCGACGCGAGCGCCAGGTGGGAACGCACTCGATAGATCGTCAGAGCCCCGCCCAGGCTGATCAGGGCAAGCGGCGCGGCCGGTTGTCCGACGAGGCCAAGGGTGGTCATCAGGGTCTCCGGCGGCGTGAGCGGAGACGCCCCCATGGCGAGGCCGACGAGGCAAGCGATGATAAAGGGATTGGTGACGATAGATCGCAGAAGGTCGATGGCGGGATGAACCGCTGTTGCATCGAGGCTGGCGTTATGCCTTGTGCCAGCGGAGAGCACCGGAACGGCCAGAAGGTTGTAAAGAGCGATCGTCGGCGCAAGGGTCAGCGCGGCAATGGCAAGTGTGCGGTCGTCGGCTCCGGCCAGCTTGATGACGGGCAGACCAACGAAGGCGAGGTTACCGCGGAAGCCCGCCTGGATCATCACGCCAAAGGTCGCGGGTTCTCGACTCAGGAAATACCACGCTGCTGCGGAGAGTCCGGCAGCGGCGAGCGTGACAAGGGCCATGGCGAGGATCACCCAGCCAATCGAGGGGTCGATCGTGCCCGCTTCGGCGATCTTGACCACCAGCAGCGAAGGCAGGCAGACCCAGTAGACCAGGCGGTCCAGGATGGAGCGGTCCGCGGGTTGCAGGAAGCTCGCTTTGAAGAGGGCAGCACCAAGGGCAACCAGCAGGATGATCGGCAGCAGGGTCTCGGCAATGCGCAGCAGGAGCATCGGGAGATGGTAACGGGTCCTTGACGGCATGAAACCGGCGAGAAGTGCGTGGCTTAACAGATAGAAGCTCTTGACTCCGGTGCCGCAGGGTTCATGCTTGGGATGTCTGGCATGGAGCGATAGACTCCAAGACTGCACCAGCACAGTGGAGATGTGATGCGATTGAGTTCAGGCCGATGGCTGTCCGGGGTAGTGGGGTTGCTGTTTGCTTGCACACCCGGGCTCGGCCAGGTCCTGCCATCGGTCTCGGGGCGGACGCTGACGCTGTCGACCGACTCGCGACACAAGCTGTTTGTCCCGGACGATCTGGTGATCGACAGCGGCATGGTGGACGTGCTGGTGCACTTCCACGGGGACCCGGCGACGGTGAACAACAACGCGGGCTACGCGGGGTTGAATGCGGTGATCGTGAACGTGAGCTACAGCGGGTTCTCGTCGGCGTACTCGACGCCTTTCAGTAACCCAACGCTGTTTGGTGATGTCCTTGACAGTGCATTGGTGTCGCTGCGCTCCTTGCCGGAGTTTGGGACGAACGCATCCTGGGACGATGTTTCGGTCTCATCGTTCAGTGCAGGGTACGGGGCGGTGCGTGAGATCCTCAAGCAGCCGGCTTACTTCGCCCAGATCGACGGGCTGCTGCTCGCTGACTCGTTGTACGCGTCGTTCACCAGCTCGACCAACACGACGCCGTCGGCGTCTCAGATGGCTCCGTTTGTGGCTTTCGCGCAGGCGGCGGCGGCTGGAACCAAGACGATGGTGGTGTCACACTCGCAGGTCCAGACCTATACCTACGCAAACACGGCCGAGACCGCCGACGCATTGATCCAGGCCGTTGGTACGCGTGCGATCGGCACGAACCAGACCGGGCTGGGCTCACTGAGCTTCTACCGAACCGCATCGAAGGGACACTTCGAGGTCTGGGGAGCGACCGGTGCCAGCGCATCGGCGCACACCGAGCATCTTCGGTTCATGGCGGAGTGGCTGGACGATCTGCCTTTTGATGTTGCTCCGAACCCTTCGAGCATCACGCTGGCGGACTTCGAGAGCGGAGAGGGAGTATTTAACTACTCACCTTTGTACTCGGGCAGCAATCTCGGGATCGCGACGGCAATCGCGGACCGGGTGACCGATGAGGCGCACGAGGGTGTGGGGTCGCAGCGACTTGAGGTGGTGCAGGAACCGGGTGCGGAGGGATGGTTTCTGCGACATGTCGCCGGCGGGGCGACGCCGGTGAACAACGTGGCGTTTGCCTCCGAGGGCTGGATCGGGGTGTGGGTCAACACGCAGACGCAGGGGCTGACCGTTCGGATCGGGCTGGATGATCCAGACAGTGCCGACCTGTCGCTTGCCCAGCAGGTGGTCCCAGACGGCGCGTGGCACCTCTATCAGTGGGACCTCGATAATCCGGCATTGTGGGAGGCCTGGGCCTTTGGGGATGGCGAGATCGACGGCCCCACATCAACGCTCGATGCGCTGTTCTTCGAGGGCACCTCGGACGCTGAGTTCTATATCGACGACCTCTACGTTGGCGATGCGTTCGTCGCTCCAGGCTTACCCGGGGATGCTGACCTGGATCAGATCGTGAGTCTGACTGACCTGTCGGCGTTGGCGAGCCACTTCGGCATGTATGGCGGGTGGGCCGAGGGCAACTTCAACGGCGACAGCGTGATCGATCTGGTGGACCTCTCGATTCTGGCCGCTCAGTTCGGGGGCGATGGGCCTGTCGTGCCGGAACCCGCTGGCGTCTTGGTCATGATGCTCGGGGCGGCGCTGACAAGACGGGTGTCCTGA
This region includes:
- a CDS encoding AEC family transporter — encoded protein: MLLLRIAETLLPIILLVALGAALFKASFLQPADRSILDRLVYWVCLPSLLVVKIAEAGTIDPSIGWVILAMALVTLAAAGLSAAAWYFLSREPATFGVMIQAGFRGNLAFVGLPVIKLAGADDRTLAIAALTLAPTIALYNLLAVPVLSAGTRHNASLDATAVHPAIDLLRSIVTNPFIIACLVGLAMGASPLTPPETLMTTLGLVGQPAAPLALISLGGALTIYRVRSHLALASVITTIKLAVCPALAVLLAWALNLDSQQAFALIMLAAVPTAVASYVLVTQIGGDEGLAASIIATTTLASVISLAAGLAVVHAWPA